From Blattabacterium cuenoti, a single genomic window includes:
- a CDS encoding Sec-independent protein translocase subunit TatA/TatB yields MKNFLFISIEESFFIIFIAILVFGPKKIPDIARGLGEGIRYLKNAKTKIKDEIIKNTHNNDQPIKRKKISNYREKKMNTPPYSIKRNH; encoded by the coding sequence ATGAAAAATTTTTTATTTATTAGCATAGAAGAAAGTTTCTTTATTATTTTTATAGCTATACTTGTTTTTGGTCCTAAAAAAATACCGGATATAGCTCGTGGATTAGGAGAAGGAATACGATATTTAAAAAATGCTAAAACAAAAATTAAAGATGAGATTATTAAAAATACTCATAATAATGATCAACCCATAAAAAGAAAAAAAATTTCTAATTACAGAGAAAAAAAAATGAATACACCTCCTTATTCTATAAAACGAAATCATTAA
- a CDS encoding peptidylprolyl isomerase, which produces MSFLEKIRKNTWLVLLFISISLIFFILDPNILLKFFTKNPNIIGKVNKDNIYLKEYLDSFQFLKRFRENEPDHYLKNDAWKLLVHEKVLNQQAKKIGIKSTNKDFWKGIEQQSIYSKIVDFQNEKGKMNMKKFKFYLKNLEKLPSNLTPQIELEKNIWSYEKNSILKRIVAKKYVEMLMYGLNTSFVEALLNYRDKNLFSVIDYIFIPYSEINKKCHIIKSHDIYNFIKKNKFLYKKENLRNLSFVIFRSVPSLDDEKNMDFKIQKLFNKFKFSNHNSTIVSNHSEKPFDSNFYSKKHLPLVLQDFVKNNNKVGSMFGPVKDNNIYIMAKLTGKKMVYNSVLCSHILISHNKSIHFSKNRTKKQAKKIANKIYDVVVKNPYQFSSLAIEKSDDVINAKKNKGNLGWIKYEEQNEAFKGKGSFNFFSLKNKKGTIGLTETKFGYHIIRIDDVKDIKPVYQFSIIIKTLIPSKKTEGLLYQKTVQFMKKNKNSNLNTFINNARKKRYETLFLKEIKNYQWNIPDLNTELDKEIINWSYEKNRKQGDIKLFSTSNKDYIIVFLSKIQKKGYPIEEIRNNIIPFLIHQKIDCYLSNMIKNKHMDLEKIAFLFSKKINKFHKINFYQSIIENYKDPKVVGYAFSSKLHETSNPILGERGVFFIRPLKRFNTSKKLSYFSSEIESLNANLRKNILEKIGDVLIKKSNIIDYRKNI; this is translated from the coding sequence ATGAGTTTTTTAGAAAAAATAAGAAAAAATACATGGTTAGTTTTACTTTTTATAAGTATATCTTTAATATTTTTCATATTAGATCCTAATATTTTATTAAAATTTTTTACTAAAAATCCGAATATTATTGGAAAAGTAAATAAAGACAATATTTATTTAAAAGAATATCTTGATTCTTTTCAATTTTTGAAACGATTTCGTGAAAACGAACCTGATCATTATTTAAAAAATGATGCTTGGAAATTATTAGTTCACGAAAAAGTATTAAATCAACAAGCAAAAAAAATAGGAATAAAAAGTACGAATAAAGATTTTTGGAAAGGAATAGAACAACAATCCATATATAGTAAAATTGTTGATTTTCAAAATGAAAAAGGAAAAATGAATATGAAAAAATTCAAGTTTTATTTGAAAAATTTGGAAAAATTGCCTTCAAATTTAACACCTCAGATAGAATTAGAAAAAAATATTTGGTCTTATGAAAAAAATAGTATTCTAAAAAGAATTGTTGCAAAAAAATATGTAGAAATGTTGATGTATGGATTAAATACTTCTTTTGTTGAAGCTCTATTAAATTATAGAGATAAAAATTTATTTTCTGTCATTGATTATATATTTATTCCTTATTCAGAAATAAATAAAAAATGTCACATTATCAAAAGTCATGATATTTATAATTTTATTAAAAAAAATAAATTTCTTTACAAAAAAGAAAATTTAAGAAATCTGAGTTTTGTAATTTTTCGCTCTGTTCCATCATTAGATGATGAAAAAAACATGGATTTCAAAATCCAAAAATTATTTAATAAATTTAAATTTTCTAATCATAACTCCACTATTGTTTCTAATCACTCTGAAAAACCTTTTGATTCAAATTTTTATTCAAAAAAACATCTTCCTCTTGTTTTGCAAGATTTTGTTAAAAATAATAATAAAGTAGGGAGTATGTTTGGTCCTGTTAAAGATAACAATATTTATATTATGGCTAAATTAACTGGAAAGAAAATGGTATATAATTCTGTTTTATGCAGTCATATATTGATTTCTCATAATAAATCTATACATTTTTCTAAAAATAGGACCAAAAAACAAGCTAAAAAAATTGCAAATAAAATATATGATGTTGTCGTTAAAAATCCATATCAATTCAGTTCTTTAGCAATAGAAAAATCTGATGATGTCATCAATGCAAAAAAAAATAAAGGTAATTTAGGATGGATCAAATATGAAGAACAAAATGAAGCATTTAAAGGGAAGGGGTCATTTAATTTTTTTTCTTTAAAAAATAAAAAAGGAACAATAGGTTTAACTGAAACAAAATTTGGATACCATATTATTAGAATTGATGATGTAAAAGATATAAAACCTGTTTATCAATTTTCTATAATAATCAAGACACTAATTCCATCAAAAAAAACGGAAGGTTTACTTTATCAAAAAACTGTTCAGTTTATGAAAAAAAATAAAAATTCCAATCTAAATACATTTATTAATAATGCAAGAAAAAAAAGATATGAAACTCTTTTTTTAAAAGAAATAAAAAATTATCAATGGAACATTCCGGATTTAAATACTGAATTGGATAAGGAAATTATAAATTGGTCTTATGAAAAAAATAGAAAACAAGGAGATATAAAACTTTTTTCCACTTCAAATAAAGACTATATCATAGTTTTTTTATCTAAAATTCAAAAAAAAGGATATCCTATTGAGGAAATAAGAAACAATATAATTCCTTTTCTTATTCATCAAAAAATAGATTGTTATTTATCTAATATGATCAAAAATAAACACATGGATTTAGAAAAAATAGCATTTCTTTTTTCTAAAAAAATAAATAAATTTCATAAAATCAATTTTTATCAATCTATAATCGAAAATTATAAAGACCCCAAAGTAGTGGGGTATGCTTTTTCATCAAAATTACATGAAACTTCTAACCCAATATTAGGAGAAAGAGGTGTTTTTTTTATAAGACCATTAAAACGTTTTAATACATCTAAAAAGCTTTCTTATTTTTCTTCAGAAATAGAATCTTTAAATGCCAACTTAAGAAAAAATATTTTAGAAAAAATAGGAGATGTATTAATAAAAAAATCTAATATTATAGATTATAGAAAAAATATATGA
- a CDS encoding hemolysin family protein yields MIFHISVVFITILISAFFSGMEMALISSSLFQIELEKENKKGSFHSKLLSKSISNSKKFITTMLIGNTISLVIYGIYMGKLFLSIFPKEFLDNSLWMIFVETVFSATIILIIGEFIPKIIFSVYSNELLSLFIVPMYVIYKILSPITNFIICISNVFLKILGEQENDKKKFFDKEDLIYFLSENIEKNVKGKGFVESEIEIFHKALDFSEKKARECMVPRKEIVSSNLVFSSIDKIINIFTNSGLSKIVIYKNNIDNIIGYIHYLELLKKPKNIDSIIRSVELVYVTTPVREIMDLLIKKKRSIAIVLDEYGGTAGMITIEDILEEFLGDIKDEHDENLLLDNKLNDNEFLFSARLEIDFINAKYDLNLPQSDKYETLGGLIVTYIGDIPRHGDKIVMNKNFFIEIRKVSKNKIEEVFLKKIILK; encoded by the coding sequence ATAATTTTTCATATTAGTGTAGTTTTTATTACTATACTTATCTCTGCTTTTTTTTCTGGAATGGAAATGGCTTTGATTTCGTCTAGTTTATTTCAAATAGAATTAGAAAAAGAAAATAAAAAAGGATCTTTTCATTCTAAACTTCTTTCAAAAAGTATTAGTAATTCTAAAAAATTTATTACTACAATGTTAATTGGAAATACCATATCTTTAGTAATATATGGTATTTATATGGGGAAATTATTTTTATCTATTTTTCCAAAAGAATTTTTAGATAATTCTTTATGGATGATTTTTGTAGAAACAGTTTTTTCTGCCACTATTATTTTGATTATTGGAGAATTTATCCCCAAAATAATATTTAGTGTGTATTCAAATGAATTGTTGAGTTTATTCATTGTCCCTATGTATGTAATATATAAAATACTTTCTCCTATTACAAATTTTATTATTTGTATTTCTAATGTATTCTTAAAAATTTTAGGAGAACAAGAAAATGATAAAAAAAAATTTTTTGACAAAGAAGATTTAATCTATTTTTTATCAGAAAATATCGAAAAAAATGTAAAAGGAAAAGGGTTTGTAGAATCAGAAATTGAAATTTTTCATAAGGCTTTGGATTTTTCAGAAAAAAAGGCACGAGAATGTATGGTTCCTAGAAAAGAAATAGTATCTTCCAATTTAGTATTTTCTTCTATAGATAAGATCATAAATATTTTTACTAATAGTGGGTTATCTAAAATAGTAATTTATAAAAATAATATAGATAATATCATAGGTTATATTCATTATTTAGAATTATTGAAAAAACCAAAAAATATTGATTCTATAATTAGATCAGTAGAATTAGTTTATGTTACAACTCCTGTTAGAGAAATTATGGATCTTTTAATTAAAAAAAAAAGAAGTATAGCTATAGTATTAGATGAGTATGGTGGAACTGCAGGAATGATAACTATAGAAGATATATTAGAAGAATTTTTAGGAGATATTAAAGATGAACATGATGAAAATTTATTATTAGATAATAAATTAAATGATAATGAATTTTTATTTTCTGCACGTTTAGAAATTGATTTTATTAATGCAAAATATGATTTGAATCTTCCTCAATCTGATAAGTATGAAACTTTAGGGGGGTTGATTGTCACTTATATAGGAGATATTCCGAGACATGGCGATAAAATTGTTATGAATAAAAATTTTTTTATTGAAATTAGAAAGGTATCTAAAAATAAAATAGAAGAAGTTTTTCTTAAAAAAATAATTTTAAAATGA
- a CDS encoding OmpH family outer membrane protein, with protein sequence MKKNTIFYFLLFLFLFGYYSYSEECHQKIVCLNSMALIEKMPEFSTAQKELDRISKIHENILNKLSKEFHKKAERFQKNKNPILKKELEILQARAHAYQKTASDDLTKKQNKLLNPIYKKIENAIHKVINKDKNIIRVDDCSPGKGVLLNKGEDITEAVKRELGLN encoded by the coding sequence ATGAAAAAAAATACAATTTTTTATTTTTTATTATTTCTATTTTTATTTGGATATTATTCATATTCTGAGGAATGTCATCAAAAAATAGTTTGTCTTAATAGCATGGCTTTGATCGAAAAAATGCCAGAATTTTCTACAGCTCAAAAAGAATTAGATAGAATTAGTAAAATTCATGAAAATATATTAAACAAGTTATCAAAAGAGTTTCATAAAAAAGCAGAAAGATTTCAAAAAAATAAAAACCCTATTCTTAAAAAAGAACTAGAAATTTTGCAAGCAAGAGCTCATGCTTACCAAAAAACAGCTTCAGATGATTTAACTAAAAAACAAAATAAACTATTAAATCCTATATATAAAAAAATAGAGAACGCTATCCATAAAGTTATAAATAAAGATAAAAATATTATAAGAGTGGATGATTGTAGTCCTGGAAAAGGAGTATTATTAAATAAAGGAGAAGATATTACTGAAGCAGTTAAAAGAGAATTAGGATTAAATTAA
- a CDS encoding BamA/OMP85 family outer membrane protein: protein MQHFQKVHSLNHDNYSINHNFYHHKNKSSVPFIVREIHIIGKTKYDSRFISELSGIFPGESVNVYKTDDAIRKLWKSNFFKNISIYKKNIYKNEIDLFFELEDLEEIHEIKVKGIQKDKFPIIQKIKIGDKISGDWIQTVKNNIQEYYTKQGYHEIDIKSEMKKDHENKNILYLSVNKGKKIKIEEILFDGNQIIQDKKLIELMSKKNFFYIIYMIKKPLFIQENVKEYLKNIIDKYRSMGFIDVKVYLDSIWKKKSGNYGIKIKIIEGKKYYLGNVNILGNNKLKKDFLNKIFLYKTGDVYNPIGIKKNILNSSYPDSILYHYLNLGYLFVHISFIEKRILDQKIDLEIIIKENKPVYINKVYIFGNSITKDHVIRRELKTSPGDLFSMDQIKYSLLHLENLNLFEKIYHKIQSHENNGLIDIEWHVVEKNTNEFQFHGGFGGRDFRKLIGNFKLNFGNFSIQNILNRHFWNPIPQGDGQKLTVHSQLGKDFTSYGFSFTEPWIEKNHPTSLTLKSQYSIKKIRSEEDLDFLSQIYKDPKILHEEKQFLEKKDISVYLNKYLIFLDPFSKILTSIDYENYLFDKETSSKLDQKRQLHKLSYLISLQRLSIKPDMFFPLQGSQIQFDSMFTLPFSIFNKKDKDWMEYFKLKIILFFYQKIIDNMILKAGGELGYLGQYNDSKELFSFQKFYMGGIPNNLLGSKLYDIDHIPLRGYSNKNSILNNGGKIYNKFIFEIRYLIKNLSSFKIWTNFFIEGGNVSDSYQKFNPIVMNKSFGFGFRLFFTPIGLLGIDFGYPIDHDIVNGFNKTKWKTHFIVGKDL from the coding sequence ATGCAACATTTTCAAAAAGTACACTCATTAAACCATGATAATTATTCTATTAATCATAATTTTTATCATCATAAAAATAAAAGTAGTGTTCCTTTTATTGTGAGAGAAATACATATTATAGGAAAAACAAAATATGATAGTCGTTTTATTTCTGAATTATCAGGTATTTTTCCTGGAGAATCAGTTAATGTTTATAAAACGGATGATGCTATAAGAAAATTGTGGAAAAGTAATTTTTTTAAAAATATATCTATTTATAAAAAAAATATATATAAAAATGAAATTGACTTATTTTTTGAATTAGAAGATTTGGAAGAAATTCATGAAATCAAAGTAAAAGGAATTCAAAAAGATAAATTTCCGATTATACAAAAAATCAAAATTGGAGATAAAATTTCTGGTGATTGGATTCAAACTGTTAAAAATAATATACAAGAATATTATACAAAACAAGGATATCATGAAATAGATATAAAAAGTGAAATGAAAAAGGATCATGAAAATAAGAACATATTATATTTATCCGTCAATAAAGGAAAAAAAATTAAAATAGAAGAAATATTATTTGATGGGAATCAAATAATTCAAGATAAGAAATTGATCGAATTAATGAGTAAAAAAAATTTTTTTTACATAATTTATATGATTAAAAAACCTCTTTTTATTCAAGAAAATGTAAAAGAATATTTAAAAAATATTATTGATAAATATAGATCCATGGGATTTATTGATGTCAAAGTTTATTTGGATTCTATATGGAAAAAAAAATCAGGTAATTATGGAATCAAGATAAAAATTATAGAAGGAAAAAAATATTATTTAGGAAATGTGAATATATTAGGAAATAATAAGTTAAAAAAAGATTTTTTGAATAAAATTTTTTTGTATAAAACAGGTGATGTATATAATCCAATTGGAATTAAAAAAAATATTTTAAATTCTTCTTATCCTGATAGTATTTTATATCACTATTTAAATTTAGGTTATTTATTTGTTCATATTTCTTTTATAGAAAAAAGAATTTTAGATCAAAAAATAGATTTGGAAATTATAATAAAAGAAAATAAACCTGTATACATAAATAAAGTTTATATATTTGGTAATTCAATAACTAAAGATCATGTTATTAGAAGAGAATTAAAAACTTCTCCGGGAGATCTTTTTTCTATGGATCAAATTAAATATAGTTTATTACATTTAGAAAATTTAAATCTTTTTGAAAAAATATATCATAAAATTCAATCCCATGAAAATAATGGATTAATAGATATAGAATGGCATGTTGTAGAAAAAAATACCAATGAATTCCAGTTTCATGGAGGATTTGGAGGAAGAGATTTTAGAAAATTGATTGGAAATTTTAAGTTAAATTTTGGAAATTTTTCTATTCAAAATATTTTGAATCGTCATTTTTGGAATCCTATTCCTCAAGGAGATGGACAAAAATTAACTGTTCATAGTCAATTAGGAAAAGATTTTACATCTTATGGATTTTCTTTTACAGAACCTTGGATCGAAAAGAATCATCCAACTTCTCTTACTTTGAAAAGTCAATATTCCATCAAAAAAATAAGAAGTGAAGAGGATTTAGATTTTTTGTCTCAAATATATAAAGATCCTAAAATATTACATGAAGAAAAACAATTTTTAGAAAAAAAAGATATTTCCGTTTATTTAAACAAATATTTAATTTTTTTAGATCCATTTTCTAAAATTTTGACGTCTATAGATTACGAAAATTATCTTTTTGATAAAGAAACTTCCTCTAAGTTAGATCAAAAACGTCAATTACATAAACTTAGTTATCTAATTTCATTGCAAAGACTTTCAATAAAACCTGATATGTTTTTTCCATTACAAGGATCTCAAATACAATTTGATAGTATGTTTACACTTCCATTTTCGATTTTTAATAAAAAAGATAAGGATTGGATGGAGTATTTTAAATTAAAAATCATTTTATTCTTTTATCAAAAAATTATAGATAATATGATATTGAAAGCTGGGGGAGAATTGGGTTATTTAGGCCAATATAATGATTCAAAAGAATTATTTTCGTTTCAAAAATTTTATATGGGTGGAATTCCTAATAATTTATTAGGATCAAAATTATATGATATAGATCACATTCCATTAAGAGGATATTCTAATAAAAATTCCATTTTAAACAATGGAGGTAAGATCTATAATAAATTTATTTTTGAAATACGTTATTTAATAAAAAATTTATCTAGTTTTAAAATTTGGACAAATTTTTTTATAGAAGGAGGAAATGTGAGTGATTCTTATCAAAAATTTAATCCAATCGTTATGAATAAATCTTTTGGATTTGGATTTCGTTTATTTTTTACTCCAATAGGTTTATTAGGAATCGATTTCGGATATCCTATAGATCATGATATAGTTAATGGTTTCAATAAAACAAAATGGAAAACACATTTTATAGTAGGAAAAGATTTATAA
- a CDS encoding isoprenyl transferase, whose amino-acid sequence MKELLEKIDYNNIPHHVAIIMDGNGRWAEKRGKLRTFGHEKAIQSVIDTINGCKELGIPYITLYVFSSENWNRPKQEIDSLMHLFHTNLKVNLEEIHEKNVKIMTIGDLERFSEVIQKELFFFMRKTKHNTSVTLVLALSYSAREEILRATKNIAKKICNGLFSLKDIDYSFFKNHLYTKDLPDVDLIIRTSGEQRISNFLLWQSAYAELYFTNILWPDFRKKDFFEAIINYQKRKRRFGNVK is encoded by the coding sequence ATGAAAGAATTATTAGAAAAAATAGATTATAACAATATACCTCATCATGTAGCTATTATTATGGATGGAAATGGTAGATGGGCTGAAAAAAGAGGTAAATTAAGAACATTTGGTCACGAGAAAGCTATACAATCTGTGATTGATACTATAAATGGATGTAAAGAATTAGGAATCCCTTATATAACTTTATATGTTTTTTCTTCAGAAAACTGGAATAGACCTAAACAGGAAATAGATAGTTTAATGCACTTATTTCATACTAATTTAAAAGTTAATTTGGAAGAAATCCATGAAAAAAATGTAAAAATCATGACTATAGGAGATCTTGAAAGATTTTCTGAAGTTATTCAAAAAGAATTATTTTTTTTCATGAGAAAAACGAAACATAATACATCTGTAACTCTCGTTTTAGCATTGAGTTATAGTGCTAGAGAAGAAATTTTGAGAGCCACAAAAAACATTGCTAAAAAAATATGCAATGGTTTGTTTTCACTAAAAGATATCGATTATTCTTTTTTTAAAAACCATTTGTACACTAAAGATTTACCCGATGTAGATTTAATTATTAGAACAAGTGGAGAGCAACGTATTAGTAATTTTTTACTTTGGCAGTCTGCTTATGCAGAGTTATATTTTACAAATATTTTATGGCCAGATTTTAGGAAAAAAGATTTTTTCGAAGCTATAATAAATTATCAAAAAAGAAAACGTCGTTTTGGAAACGTAAAATAA
- a CDS encoding NAD kinase — translation MKIAVYGQQFSKKNIPYLNQFIGYAYRHSIEIHIEKSFLNVLSSFEELKNLNFPVFSHYQELTTKDFNLMFTFGGDGTILSAITLIRDSGIPIVGVNTGNLGFLATFNKDVFIKKIDQIFNKKLYIMPRSLLSLETSITNYNKFFNFALNEIVILRKEMVSMITIDVYIDNEFLTSYWADGLIISTPTGSTGYSLSCGGPIISPENKNFVLTPISPHNLFSRPLIISDHQKIYLKIHSRVKYYSLSMDTRLTSLNQKNELYIQKAPFYIYLIQEGKNTYYKTLREKLLWGMDQRN, via the coding sequence ATGAAAATAGCCGTATATGGACAACAATTTTCCAAAAAAAATATACCATATTTGAATCAGTTTATAGGCTATGCATATCGTCATTCAATAGAAATTCATATTGAAAAATCATTTTTGAATGTTTTATCTTCTTTTGAAGAACTAAAAAATTTAAATTTTCCTGTATTTTCTCATTATCAAGAATTAACAACTAAAGACTTCAATTTGATGTTTACTTTCGGTGGAGATGGAACCATATTATCCGCTATTACATTAATCAGAGATTCTGGTATTCCTATAGTTGGAGTTAATACAGGAAATTTAGGTTTTTTAGCTACTTTTAATAAAGATGTTTTTATAAAAAAAATAGATCAAATCTTTAATAAAAAACTTTATATTATGCCCAGAAGTTTATTATCATTAGAAACTTCTATAACCAATTATAATAAATTTTTTAATTTTGCATTGAACGAAATCGTTATTCTTAGAAAAGAAATGGTTTCGATGATCACTATAGATGTTTATATAGATAATGAATTTTTAACTTCTTATTGGGCGGATGGATTAATTATTTCTACACCGACTGGATCTACCGGATATTCTTTAAGTTGTGGAGGTCCTATTATTAGTCCAGAAAATAAAAATTTTGTTTTAACACCTATATCTCCACATAATTTATTTTCACGTCCATTAATCATATCGGATCATCAAAAAATTTATTTAAAAATACATAGTCGTGTAAAATATTATTCTTTATCTATGGATACAAGATTGACTTCTTTGAATCAAAAAAACGAATTATATATTCAAAAAGCTCCCTTTTATATATATCTTATTCAGGAAGGAAAAAATACATATTATAAAACATTGAGAGAAAAACTTTTATGGGGGATGGATCAAAGAAATTAA
- a CDS encoding pseudouridine synthase → MHHKIRLNHYLSNAGISSRRKADQLIQSGAIEVNGKPVFKLGTVISTKDVVRYFGSKIKYQNKIYLLLNKPKGFITTTRDQFHRKTVMDLIPCFYGYRIFPVGRLDNSTTGVLLLTNDGYIAEKLTHPKYRIKKIYNVSLNKKIKNEDLDKIRKGKIYLKEGKVKVIFIKKNASNQLEIGLYIGWNRVIKRIFKKLNYQVTRLDRINFGGLSKKNIKIGNWCLLKKKEIENITK, encoded by the coding sequence ATGCATCACAAAATTAGATTAAACCATTACTTATCTAATGCAGGAATTTCTTCCAGAAGAAAAGCAGATCAATTAATTCAATCTGGAGCAATAGAAGTTAATGGTAAACCTGTTTTCAAATTAGGAACTGTTATTTCTACAAAGGATGTAGTTAGATATTTTGGATCCAAAATTAAATATCAAAATAAAATTTATTTATTGCTGAATAAACCTAAAGGTTTTATTACAACGACACGAGATCAATTTCACAGAAAAACAGTCATGGATTTAATTCCCTGTTTTTATGGATATAGAATTTTTCCTGTAGGAAGACTAGATAATTCTACCACAGGTGTTTTACTTCTAACAAATGATGGATATATAGCTGAAAAATTAACTCATCCTAAATATCGCATAAAAAAAATATATAATGTATCATTAAATAAAAAAATTAAAAATGAGGATTTAGATAAAATAAGAAAAGGAAAAATCTATCTAAAAGAAGGAAAAGTCAAAGTTATTTTTATAAAAAAAAACGCTTCTAATCAACTAGAAATCGGATTATACATAGGATGGAATCGGGTCATAAAACGAATATTTAAAAAACTCAATTATCAAGTCACTCGATTGGATCGAATTAATTTTGGCGGACTTTCCAAAAAAAATATTAAAATAGGAAACTGGTGTCTTTTGAAAAAAAAAGAAATAGAAAATATTACTAAATAA
- a CDS encoding type II 3-dehydroquinate dehydratase — MKQITIINGPNLNLLGIREPELYGNENFLDYLNKLKKKLSYEIDISYYQSNSEGKIIDILQNVGFKSDGILLNAGAYSHTSIGISDAVKSISIPVIEIHISNIYSRESFRKKSYLSPVCNGTIFGFGLKSYELGIISFCL; from the coding sequence ATGAAACAAATAACCATTATTAATGGTCCTAATTTAAACCTTTTAGGAATAAGAGAACCTGAATTATACGGAAATGAAAATTTCTTAGATTATCTTAATAAATTAAAAAAAAAACTTTCTTATGAAATAGATATTAGTTATTATCAAAGTAATAGTGAAGGAAAAATTATAGACATTCTACAAAATGTAGGATTTAAATCGGATGGAATTCTACTTAACGCAGGAGCTTACTCTCATACATCTATAGGAATTTCGGATGCTGTAAAATCCATTTCCATTCCTGTCATAGAAATCCATATTTCTAACATTTATTCTAGAGAATCTTTTAGAAAAAAATCGTATCTTTCTCCTGTTTGCAATGGTACTATTTTTGGTTTTGGATTAAAATCTTATGAATTAGGAATTATAAGTTTTTGTTTATGA
- the yihA gene encoding ribosome biogenesis GTP-binding protein YihA/YsxC, producing MKIFSVKFKGSFKDINHNHHIPEYAFMGRSNVGKSSLINSIAKKKIAKISSCPGRTQGINYFLINHKWYLIDFPGYGFFYVKKNKKKTQKLITDYIFHKKNIVFSFLLIDCRFLIQEIDLNFIQKLNDTKMRFCIVFTKIDKLKNYRLFNKNISFYINKMNKNGCFMPMWFTVSVKNKYGINEIIRYIKKLNDLYIINKNL from the coding sequence ATGAAAATTTTTTCTGTAAAATTTAAAGGCAGTTTTAAAGACATAAATCATAATCATCATATTCCAGAATATGCTTTTATGGGACGTTCTAATGTCGGAAAATCTAGTTTAATAAATAGCATAGCTAAAAAAAAAATAGCGAAGATTTCTTCTTGCCCTGGAAGAACACAAGGCATAAATTATTTTTTAATAAATCATAAATGGTATTTAATAGATTTTCCAGGTTATGGATTTTTTTATGTAAAAAAAAATAAAAAAAAAACACAAAAATTAATTACAGATTATATTTTTCATAAAAAAAATATTGTTTTTTCATTTTTATTAATAGATTGTCGATTTCTTATACAAGAAATCGATTTAAATTTCATACAAAAATTAAATGATACAAAAATGCGTTTTTGTATTGTGTTTACAAAAATAGATAAATTAAAAAATTATAGACTTTTTAATAAAAATATTTCTTTTTATATTAATAAAATGAATAAAAATGGTTGTTTTATGCCTATGTGGTTTACAGTATCCGTTAAAAATAAATATGGAATTAATGAGATAATTCGATACATCAAAAAATTAAATGATCTTTATATCATAAACAAAAACTTATAA